The Methylomusa anaerophila genome has a segment encoding these proteins:
- a CDS encoding methyltetrahydrofolate cobalamin methyltransferase: MLVVGELINSSRKAIGAAIEAQDTAQIQQVAKDEFAAGAHYIDVNAGIFVGKEAEYLKWLVKVVQEAVDAPCCIDSPDPKCVEQALAVHKGTAMVNSISLEKERYDALLPVIAGTDLKVVALCMSDEGMPETTDARLKIADKLINSLVQNKIPLDNIYVDALVQPVATNDSFGIEFLDAIQAITTNYRGVHTICGLSNISYGLPNRKFINQLFAVMGIAKGLDGLIINPLDKAMMASVITAETLAGRDNFCSNYLEAYRRDAFTF; this comes from the coding sequence ATGTTAGTTGTCGGTGAATTGATCAATTCCAGCCGTAAGGCTATTGGCGCTGCTATTGAAGCACAAGATACAGCCCAGATCCAACAAGTGGCCAAAGACGAATTCGCGGCCGGAGCCCATTATATCGACGTTAATGCCGGCATCTTTGTAGGAAAAGAGGCCGAATACCTTAAATGGCTGGTAAAAGTAGTGCAAGAAGCGGTGGATGCGCCTTGCTGCATTGACAGTCCGGACCCGAAATGTGTGGAGCAAGCGCTGGCCGTGCATAAGGGAACGGCAATGGTCAACTCTATATCCCTGGAAAAAGAGAGATATGATGCTTTATTGCCGGTAATAGCCGGAACGGACCTTAAAGTAGTGGCGTTGTGCATGAGTGACGAAGGAATGCCGGAGACTACAGATGCTAGATTGAAAATTGCTGATAAGTTAATTAACAGTCTGGTTCAAAACAAGATACCTTTGGATAACATCTATGTCGACGCACTGGTTCAGCCGGTGGCGACCAATGATTCCTTCGGCATCGAATTCCTGGATGCCATTCAGGCAATTACCACTAATTATCGGGGAGTGCACACTATTTGCGGTTTGTCCAATATTTCGTACGGTTTACCGAACCGCAAATTTATAAACCAATTGTTTGCGGTGATGGGCATTGCCAAAGGCTTGGACGGTTTGATTATTAACCCGCTGGACAAGGCCATGATGGCTAGCGTAATAACGGCGGAAACACTGGCCGGCCGGGATAACTTCTGCAGTAATTATCTTGAAGCTTACCGGCGGGATGCATTTACGTTTTAG
- a CDS encoding OmpH family outer membrane protein — MKKIIKTISLLAVVFLLSGLAAPVPALAAKAKDRQETSIGYVNRQKIFAAYPGIQDIMNRIQTMRNEAQKDYDEHTKDLPPADKQAYGDKLSRQQEQQEDELMKPVSDKIAAAIQAIAVEKGLTVVGDAAIVVYGDRDITADVIAKVKR; from the coding sequence ATGAAAAAAATCATAAAAACCATTTCCCTATTGGCCGTTGTTTTTCTCTTATCCGGCCTGGCAGCGCCCGTCCCGGCACTGGCTGCCAAGGCCAAAGACCGGCAGGAGACAAGTATCGGCTATGTCAATAGGCAGAAGATTTTCGCCGCTTACCCCGGCATTCAGGACATCATGAATCGCATCCAAACCATGCGGAATGAAGCGCAAAAAGACTACGACGAGCATACCAAAGACCTGCCGCCGGCCGACAAACAAGCCTATGGCGACAAGCTGTCGCGGCAACAGGAGCAGCAGGAAGACGAACTCATGAAACCGGTGAGCGATAAAATCGCCGCCGCCATTCAAGCCATCGCCGTAGAAAAAGGGCTGACCGTCGTTGGCGATGCCGCTATCGTGGTCTACGGCGACAGGGATATCACGGCCGATGTCATTGCCAAAGTGAAACGATAA
- a CDS encoding type II toxin-antitoxin system Phd/YefM family antitoxin, with protein MPNIKPVSDLRNYNEVLRDVAVGAPVFLTKNGRGRYALVDIADYEKTQATIKLMSQLAEGEKAGREKGWLTIEEVEKSLGV; from the coding sequence ATGCCGAACATTAAACCGGTTTCGGACTTGCGGAATTACAATGAAGTGCTGCGGGATGTTGCCGTTGGCGCTCCGGTCTTTCTGACGAAAAACGGCAGAGGACGCTACGCGCTTGTTGATATTGCCGATTACGAAAAAACACAGGCAACTATTAAGCTCATGTCACAGTTGGCGGAAGGTGAAAAGGCCGGACGCGAAAAAGGCTGGTTAACTATTGAGGAAGTTGAAAAATCTTTAGGGGTTTAG
- a CDS encoding corrinoid protein, with protein MDLNQLSLAVQKGNAAKVKEIVNEALAQKVSPSEILNTGLIDAMSVVGEKFKNNEVYVPEMLMSAKAMNAGMQVLEPILTSTGVKPIGKAVIGTVKGDLHDIGKNLVRMMLKGAGIEMYDLGIDVTAEAFLAKAKEVQADLVCLSALLTTTMPYMESVVKEFEKAGVRDQFTFVIGGAPVSESYAKSIKADYYADDAVVAVDVAKKILAQKK; from the coding sequence ATGGATTTAAATCAACTTTCGCTTGCTGTACAAAAAGGAAATGCCGCAAAGGTAAAAGAAATAGTGAATGAAGCTTTGGCGCAGAAGGTTTCTCCGTCAGAAATATTAAATACCGGATTGATTGACGCCATGAGTGTAGTAGGGGAAAAGTTCAAAAATAACGAAGTGTATGTACCGGAAATGTTAATGTCGGCAAAAGCAATGAATGCAGGGATGCAAGTATTGGAACCTATTTTAACTTCTACCGGGGTTAAACCTATTGGTAAGGCAGTTATTGGTACTGTTAAAGGCGATTTGCATGATATTGGGAAAAACCTCGTGCGCATGATGTTAAAAGGCGCAGGCATTGAAATGTATGATTTGGGCATTGACGTAACTGCCGAAGCCTTTTTGGCTAAAGCCAAAGAGGTTCAGGCCGATCTGGTTTGTCTCTCCGCCCTGCTTACCACAACAATGCCTTATATGGAAAGTGTTGTCAAAGAATTCGAGAAAGCCGGTGTACGGGACCAATTTACGTTTGTGATCGGCGGAGCTCCTGTTAGCGAATCCTATGCCAAGAGCATTAAAGCGGATTATTATGCTGATGATGCCGTTGTGGCGGTCGATGTTGCCAAAAAGATACTGGCCCAGAAAAAATAA
- a CDS encoding corrinoid protein, whose translation MIYTEIVEKVKNGEAEAVMELCCKALSQGYPALAVLQKGLILGMDKVADKFRHRRVIVPEVLMSSRAMHAGLAVLEPQLKYKVKRQAGNIVIGTVAGDLHDIGKNLVKLMLMSTGAHIVDLGIDVTPKKFIQAVDKTKAEILMMAALLTTTMPVMKKVIDALEDTGMRKGVIVAIGGAPVDETFARAIGADCYFKCAMDAKSFLENNLDKIVLRRKLAVWENIANSATLEKISQ comes from the coding sequence TTGATTTACACTGAAATTGTTGAAAAAGTCAAGAACGGTGAGGCGGAAGCCGTGATGGAGCTTTGCTGCAAAGCTTTGTCGCAGGGGTATCCAGCCCTGGCTGTTTTGCAAAAAGGGCTGATACTCGGTATGGACAAGGTTGCGGACAAATTTAGGCACCGCCGGGTCATCGTACCGGAAGTGTTAATGTCTTCCCGGGCAATGCACGCCGGACTGGCAGTATTGGAGCCGCAACTGAAATACAAAGTAAAACGGCAGGCCGGTAATATTGTGATCGGTACGGTAGCGGGAGACCTGCACGATATTGGAAAAAATTTAGTAAAACTAATGCTGATGAGCACCGGTGCCCACATTGTCGATTTAGGGATTGATGTTACGCCGAAAAAATTTATCCAGGCTGTCGACAAAACAAAAGCGGAGATATTGATGATGGCCGCATTGTTGACCACTACTATGCCGGTGATGAAAAAAGTTATTGACGCTTTGGAGGATACGGGTATGCGCAAAGGAGTAATCGTCGCCATAGGCGGTGCGCCGGTGGATGAAACGTTTGCACGGGCAATTGGCGCCGATTGCTACTTTAAATGCGCCATGGATGCCAAAAGCTTTCTGGAAAATAATTTAGACAAAATTGTGTTGCGGCGGAAACTGGCCGTATGGGAAAACATTGCAAACTCCGCGACGCTTGAAAAGATATCACAATAG
- a CDS encoding methyltransferase MtaB domain-containing protein, with product MAKTFDKLAYNSLNDFVYGSAPNPVKTKHGLVIGGGAIYPELNFTLPPMEVTAANMPEIKQIYSEMIDGVLKRAVELHAPGLVVEFEMLPEMTLVPEWGIEVNNILVNAIAEYHAKYGLKGALRSTPGDVREFKRPPVQRSGEIYQNLLRTIEGSAKGGADFIAIETTGGKEVHDEALVNADLTKVIFALGIMGTRDMKFIWEKIVEISNANGAQAAGDTACGFANTAMVLAHKGFIPNVFAAVVRVASVARTLAAYEAGAVGPNKDCGYEGVYCKAITGSPIAMEGKSAACAHLSAVGNIAAAVADLWSNESVTNVRLLSDIAPVVSIEQLIYDCRLMNLAKEKGYGVTFRDLLADSDSKWDPQAYVLRPDVVLDISKDLIKAKTPFLRTKAGAKLAIDKIRKAVDNNEIIIAEREKPWLDIMDNQVEAIPDDEEKFWHEIKGELELDKFIPSEYELK from the coding sequence ATGGCTAAAACTTTCGATAAATTAGCTTATAATTCGCTTAATGATTTTGTATATGGGAGTGCACCCAATCCTGTCAAAACCAAACATGGACTGGTTATCGGCGGTGGCGCAATTTACCCGGAACTTAATTTCACTCTGCCCCCCATGGAAGTTACTGCTGCTAACATGCCGGAAATTAAACAAATCTACAGCGAAATGATTGACGGAGTCTTAAAACGGGCTGTTGAGTTGCATGCACCCGGACTTGTAGTGGAATTCGAAATGTTGCCGGAGATGACCCTTGTACCTGAATGGGGAATTGAAGTCAACAACATCCTGGTCAATGCCATAGCTGAATATCATGCGAAATATGGTTTGAAAGGCGCACTGCGCAGTACGCCCGGCGACGTGCGGGAATTCAAACGTCCTCCCGTTCAGCGCAGTGGTGAAATCTACCAAAACCTTCTCAGGACGATTGAAGGATCTGCTAAAGGCGGAGCCGATTTTATCGCCATTGAGACTACCGGTGGTAAAGAAGTGCATGACGAGGCCCTTGTTAATGCCGACTTGACCAAAGTCATTTTTGCATTGGGAATAATGGGTACTCGTGATATGAAGTTCATCTGGGAGAAGATCGTTGAAATCTCTAACGCAAATGGAGCCCAGGCAGCCGGCGATACTGCCTGCGGTTTTGCTAATACCGCCATGGTATTGGCCCATAAAGGCTTTATCCCGAATGTATTTGCTGCCGTCGTACGGGTGGCATCTGTGGCTAGAACCCTCGCTGCTTATGAAGCAGGCGCTGTCGGCCCGAATAAGGACTGCGGCTATGAAGGCGTTTATTGCAAAGCCATTACCGGTTCACCAATTGCTATGGAAGGAAAGTCAGCGGCGTGTGCCCATTTAAGCGCTGTCGGCAATATAGCTGCTGCTGTCGCCGATCTGTGGAGCAACGAGTCGGTAACGAATGTTCGTCTTTTGTCGGATATAGCGCCCGTTGTGTCTATTGAACAGTTAATTTATGACTGCCGGTTAATGAATTTGGCCAAAGAAAAAGGATATGGCGTTACTTTCCGGGATTTACTGGCCGATTCCGATTCCAAATGGGATCCCCAAGCTTATGTTTTGCGTCCTGATGTAGTTCTTGACATCAGTAAAGACCTGATCAAAGCCAAGACTCCTTTCCTGAGAACCAAAGCTGGCGCTAAACTGGCCATTGATAAGATCAGAAAAGCAGTGGACAACAACGAAATCATCATTGCCGAGCGGGAAAAACCCTGGTTGGATATTATGGACAATCAAGTGGAAGCTATTCCTGATGATGAAGAGAAATTCTGGCATGAAATCAAAGGCGAGTTGGAGTTGGATAAATTTATTCCTTCCGAATACGAGCTTAAGTAA
- a CDS encoding GTP-binding protein — protein MRILLFGGFLGSGKTTTMLQVAKYLTDVHQETVAIIENEVGAAGIDDKLFSASGLKVKQLFGGCVCCQIGSDLISAISEIHGSIHPDWLLIEMTGLAFPSKTAATIKKYSTVYSAFKTVTIVDRARWSELKLMLEPLVTGQIKGSDLIVLNKTDLIAGEDVKSIIKDLKEIDAHITVVITSAINELPPDVLEEIVSYE, from the coding sequence ATGCGTATTTTGCTTTTCGGCGGTTTCTTAGGCTCCGGCAAGACTACAACAATGCTGCAGGTAGCCAAATACCTTACTGACGTTCACCAAGAAACGGTAGCCATTATCGAAAATGAGGTCGGGGCAGCCGGAATTGACGACAAACTTTTTTCTGCCAGCGGTTTAAAGGTTAAACAGCTATTTGGCGGCTGTGTGTGCTGTCAAATTGGCAGTGACTTAATAAGCGCCATAAGTGAAATTCATGGGTCCATCCACCCGGACTGGTTGTTGATCGAAATGACCGGTCTGGCGTTTCCCTCCAAGACGGCCGCGACGATCAAAAAATATAGTACGGTTTACTCTGCTTTTAAAACAGTTACGATTGTGGATCGCGCCCGCTGGTCGGAATTGAAGTTAATGCTAGAGCCGCTTGTTACTGGACAGATTAAGGGGAGTGACCTGATTGTTCTTAACAAAACGGATCTTATTGCCGGTGAAGATGTAAAGAGTATTATAAAAGATCTAAAGGAAATTGACGCCCACATCACGGTTGTGATTACGAGCGCAATAAATGAATTGCCCCCTGACGTACTTGAGGAGATTGTTTCCTATGAGTAG
- a CDS encoding 4Fe-4S binding protein, producing the protein MVDNLRLLIQNFMFVFWTYGGRAGVNLGYSVPCFSCPYVPGCAGYCYLMALQGQWSLAFLFPELLSYKSFKVVLYFLLFVLLAILLSKLWCGWICPFGTLQDWLSQLRKKLGIRETEFSWKTRERLKPVKYVLLALLIITPFLMAFGGLHRDFYLLFCQICPAKPIMPLFAGQTRNLALDYTNTITLTFSVLSLTIAAVTLVGSFFKDRFFCLFCPMLPLIQMTRKLSFIRFEKKGHTCLGCGNCQRMCPVDIRDVHLETSEKNVMSEDCMLCLRCIESCPEDNTLTVKFFNHDIFSSSRRYVAENYQQRKSANG; encoded by the coding sequence ATGGTAGATAACTTACGGTTACTAATTCAAAATTTCATGTTTGTTTTCTGGACCTACGGCGGCCGGGCCGGAGTAAACCTGGGCTACTCGGTTCCCTGTTTTTCCTGTCCTTATGTTCCTGGCTGCGCCGGGTATTGTTATCTCATGGCCTTGCAGGGGCAATGGAGCCTAGCCTTTTTATTTCCCGAACTGCTTTCCTATAAAAGCTTTAAGGTAGTACTGTATTTTCTTCTCTTTGTTCTGTTGGCAATTCTGCTGTCAAAACTATGGTGCGGCTGGATATGCCCGTTTGGCACCCTGCAGGATTGGCTGTCCCAGCTCAGAAAGAAGCTGGGAATCCGGGAAACGGAGTTTTCCTGGAAAACCCGGGAGCGCCTGAAGCCGGTTAAATATGTACTGCTGGCCCTGCTGATTATTACGCCGTTCTTAATGGCATTTGGGGGGCTGCACCGGGATTTTTACCTGCTGTTCTGTCAAATTTGCCCGGCCAAGCCCATTATGCCGCTGTTTGCCGGGCAAACCCGCAATCTCGCCCTGGACTATACGAACACGATCACGCTGACCTTCTCGGTTTTATCCCTCACCATTGCCGCCGTCACGCTGGTCGGGAGTTTTTTCAAGGACCGGTTTTTTTGCCTGTTCTGTCCGATGCTCCCCTTGATTCAGATGACCCGCAAACTTAGCTTTATCCGCTTTGAAAAAAAAGGTCATACCTGCTTAGGCTGTGGCAACTGCCAAAGAATGTGTCCGGTGGATATCCGGGACGTGCATCTGGAAACCAGTGAAAAAAACGTAATGAGCGAAGACTGTATGCTTTGCCTGCGCTGTATCGAATCTTGTCCGGAAGACAACACATTAACTGTAAAATTCTTTAATCACGATATATTTTCGTCGTCACGCAGGTATGTTGCCGAAAACTATCAACAGAGGAAATCAGCCAATGGATAA
- a CDS encoding type II toxin-antitoxin system RelE/ParE family toxin: MKVCISPEAQNDLQGIKNYIAMELDHPMAALDTVSKIVEAVCRLKGFPDSGAPLSAILDMKTDYRFLVSDSYLVFYRHEGESIYVVRILYGRRDYMRILFGEQQKDEPNF; this comes from the coding sequence ATGAAGGTCTGTATATCACCTGAAGCGCAGAATGATTTACAGGGCATTAAGAACTATATTGCAATGGAACTTGACCACCCTATGGCCGCCCTTGACACGGTTTCCAAAATAGTAGAAGCTGTTTGCAGACTAAAAGGTTTTCCTGATAGCGGAGCACCTTTGTCAGCTATTCTAGATATGAAGACCGATTATCGCTTTTTGGTGAGCGATAGTTATCTTGTGTTTTACAGGCATGAGGGTGAAAGCATTTACGTCGTGCGCATTCTCTATGGCAGACGGGATTATATGAGAATCCTATTTGGAGAACAGCAAAAAGACGAACCAAATTTTTGA
- a CDS encoding precorrin-8X methylmutase has product MDYIMEPQAIEQRSMEIIAAYLTDLNLNDQAARVYSRIIHAAGDPDYAKSISIHPQAIAAGMQALQQGRPIYCDVEMVRTGINKRRLAEYGGEAHCLIADSGIAEQARQAGITRAMAAIRAFADKLDGAILAVGNAPTALFEAIKIMQESQVRPAVIISVPVGFVGAAESKEYLAAHSPVPYITVHGNKGGSAIAASAINALLYMLPGK; this is encoded by the coding sequence ATGGATTACATTATGGAACCGCAGGCCATCGAACAGCGGAGCATGGAGATCATTGCCGCCTACCTTACCGATCTTAACCTGAATGACCAGGCTGCCAGAGTATATTCCCGGATTATCCATGCTGCCGGCGATCCCGATTATGCAAAAAGTATCAGTATCCATCCCCAGGCTATTGCTGCCGGTATGCAGGCGCTGCAGCAGGGCAGGCCCATTTACTGTGATGTGGAAATGGTACGTACCGGCATTAACAAACGGCGCTTGGCCGAGTATGGCGGTGAAGCGCATTGCCTGATTGCCGATTCCGGTATTGCCGAACAGGCCAGACAGGCCGGCATTACCCGCGCTATGGCAGCCATACGGGCTTTTGCCGATAAACTGGACGGCGCCATTCTGGCTGTTGGCAATGCTCCGACCGCCCTGTTTGAAGCCATAAAAATCATGCAGGAGTCCCAGGTCCGTCCGGCGGTAATTATCAGCGTCCCGGTAGGCTTTGTCGGTGCGGCGGAGTCCAAGGAATACCTGGCTGCGCATTCACCGGTACCTTATATCACTGTCCACGGCAACAAGGGAGGAAGCGCGATTGCTGCGTCGGCCATAAACGCGCTGCTGTATATGCTGCCAGGCAAGTAA
- a CDS encoding PocR ligand-binding domain-containing protein: protein MIIDRNLVDLQVLQEILENFSKATGLHVVIVNKNGESSGLFNTAERCEFCRYIRSKPAGVAKCRASYKQATLEAAGWEEPYFFRCRAGMVIWVVPISLRGISLGSIICSQVLLWKPDRYFYQELRQLNPEVEDFAEMERKVARMNIVAPERFQAAADVLYAAVNQLMQRDSYVLEKVETYKMQQQIRNALEDRKTRQIPAAKGSNDYGAYLHQERTFLRYIRLGDKPRAEKSLQTLLTQLFIKTAGDQEIIKMRISELAALVSRAAVEGGAKAECVMVMLHQFNGKINDCRQMEEYFSHMQKLVSMFLVQSLSLEDKKHNGLVNEAKGFIRENYSRPIKIDDVAAQLFISPSHLSRLFRRELNCTVNDYITRVRVEQAVELMKKPELSVAQVSQAVGIQSQSYFAKVFSKYIGVAPLVYRNSLV, encoded by the coding sequence ATGATTATTGACAGAAACTTGGTTGATCTCCAAGTTCTCCAGGAAATACTGGAGAACTTCTCCAAGGCCACCGGCTTACATGTGGTAATCGTAAATAAAAATGGGGAATCCTCCGGCCTATTTAATACAGCCGAGCGCTGTGAGTTTTGCCGCTATATCCGCAGTAAGCCCGCCGGTGTGGCAAAATGCCGGGCCTCCTATAAACAGGCTACTTTGGAAGCCGCCGGCTGGGAAGAGCCTTATTTCTTTCGCTGCCGTGCCGGAATGGTCATCTGGGTTGTGCCCATCAGCCTGCGTGGTATTTCATTGGGAAGTATCATCTGCAGCCAGGTGCTGTTATGGAAACCGGACCGGTATTTTTATCAGGAACTGCGCCAATTGAATCCGGAAGTGGAAGATTTTGCCGAAATGGAAAGAAAAGTGGCCCGGATGAATATCGTTGCTCCCGAACGTTTCCAGGCTGCGGCCGACGTCTTATATGCCGCCGTCAATCAGTTGATGCAACGCGACTCGTATGTTTTGGAAAAAGTTGAGACATATAAAATGCAGCAGCAAATCCGTAATGCGTTGGAGGACCGCAAAACACGGCAGATACCCGCAGCAAAAGGTAGTAACGACTATGGCGCATACCTTCATCAGGAACGAACCTTTCTCCGCTACATTCGGCTAGGCGATAAACCCCGGGCCGAAAAGAGCCTGCAAACGTTACTGACACAGTTGTTCATTAAGACCGCCGGCGATCAGGAGATCATCAAAATGCGGATTAGCGAATTGGCGGCTTTGGTTTCCCGGGCTGCTGTGGAAGGTGGCGCCAAAGCGGAATGTGTGATGGTAATGCTGCATCAGTTCAATGGGAAGATCAATGACTGCCGGCAGATGGAAGAATATTTTTCCCACATGCAGAAGCTCGTTAGCATGTTTTTGGTTCAAAGCCTGTCGCTGGAGGATAAGAAACACAATGGCTTGGTCAATGAGGCCAAAGGCTTTATCCGGGAAAATTATTCACGGCCTATTAAAATTGACGATGTGGCGGCACAGCTGTTCATTAGCCCATCCCACCTGTCGCGTTTATTTCGGCGGGAACTCAACTGTACGGTTAATGACTATATTACCAGGGTGCGAGTGGAACAAGCCGTTGAACTTATGAAAAAACCGGAGCTCAGTGTTGCCCAGGTTTCTCAAGCGGTCGGCATTCAAAGCCAGAGTTATTTTGCGAAAGTATTCAGCAAATACATTGGTGTTGCGCCGCTGGTTTATCGCAACAGCTTGGTTTGA
- a CDS encoding response regulator transcription factor → MVNDVNNPLISHSGMLHFLSGTLVFSCLRLGKAEKTCYYIIFDYISLLENELTNEIALTPREREIVQIMAMGKTNKEISKILCIGLETVKSHIRNLFAKTGATSRVELIGKVLQLPRQAQ, encoded by the coding sequence ATGGTTAATGACGTTAATAATCCTTTAATTAGCCATAGCGGGATGCTTCACTTTCTGTCCGGTACCCTTGTCTTTAGTTGTCTGCGGCTTGGGAAAGCAGAGAAAACCTGTTATTATATTATCTTCGATTATATTTCCCTGCTGGAGAACGAACTCACCAATGAAATAGCTCTTACACCACGGGAGCGGGAAATTGTGCAAATCATGGCGATGGGCAAGACGAACAAAGAAATAAGCAAAATATTGTGCATCGGTCTGGAAACAGTAAAATCGCATATTCGCAATTTATTTGCCAAGACAGGCGCGACTTCCCGGGTGGAATTGATTGGCAAGGTGCTTCAATTGCCCCGGCAGGCGCAGTAA
- a CDS encoding ABC transporter substrate-binding protein yields MIVRIVRIVRMVIVICMALWISGCTTNQTAQMGKGAASYGLADNKGQIMVLKDKPQRIVSLGIAMDEILVDLVPAQRIAALTYLADDGKISNITAQAKKIPRRATADAEAIIKLQPDLVLVPDWQPVELIQILRDTGIPVYLYKAPKTVREIRDVIAEIAGVVGEAQAGAQIIAEMETKLAAIRAKVSQIPGGRQPVVVRFSTMGVTGGKDSLFDDICRHAGVQNGAALAGLPTNGQLSKEQIVKVNPDVFLIPVADRSGRNADMRQFKADLLADQALQAVTAIQQRRLVTVPDAYMYCSSQYIVNGVYAIAAAAYPQYFGQ; encoded by the coding sequence ATGATAGTAAGAATAGTAAGAATAGTAAGAATGGTTATTGTGATATGTATGGCGCTGTGGATAAGCGGCTGTACTACCAATCAGACGGCTCAGATGGGCAAAGGCGCGGCAAGTTATGGGCTGGCAGATAACAAAGGTCAGATTATGGTCTTAAAGGACAAACCGCAGCGGATTGTCTCGCTGGGGATTGCTATGGATGAAATTTTGGTTGACCTGGTTCCCGCCCAGCGCATTGCCGCGTTAACCTACCTGGCGGATGATGGCAAAATTTCCAATATTACTGCCCAGGCCAAAAAAATACCCCGCAGGGCAACTGCCGACGCGGAGGCGATAATCAAACTGCAGCCTGACCTGGTGCTTGTTCCCGACTGGCAGCCGGTGGAACTGATTCAGATCTTGCGGGATACCGGTATCCCTGTGTATTTGTATAAGGCACCGAAAACAGTTAGAGAAATCAGGGATGTAATCGCGGAAATTGCCGGCGTTGTCGGCGAAGCTCAAGCCGGAGCGCAGATCATTGCTGAAATGGAGACTAAGCTTGCCGCTATTCGCGCCAAAGTGAGTCAGATACCTGGCGGCCGGCAGCCGGTGGTTGTCCGTTTTAGTACTATGGGGGTAACCGGCGGCAAGGACAGTCTGTTCGATGATATCTGCCGGCATGCCGGCGTCCAAAACGGGGCGGCCTTGGCCGGCCTGCCGACGAACGGTCAGTTGTCCAAGGAGCAAATTGTTAAGGTGAATCCGGATGTGTTTCTCATTCCGGTTGCCGACCGCAGTGGCCGGAATGCGGATATGCGGCAGTTCAAGGCCGACCTGCTGGCCGACCAGGCGCTGCAAGCCGTGACGGCGATTCAGCAGCGCAGGCTGGTTACGGTGCCGGATGCTTACATGTACTGCTCCTCGCAGTATATCGTAAACGGCGTATACGCTATAGCCGCGGCTGCGTATCCGCAGTATTTCGGACAGTAG